The Saccopteryx leptura isolate mSacLep1 chromosome 2, mSacLep1_pri_phased_curated, whole genome shotgun sequence genome has a window encoding:
- the PRSS58 gene encoding serine protease 58, with the protein MKSVLFWVVLNLPSALAYDPEDPDRFAPRYLAYLKSDYLPCVGVLIHPLWVITAANCNLPNLQVKLGITNPSSLTEQNVQVVSYEKMIIHPYFLITSIEHNLMLIKLTSYIKVNDYVNLVSLPKAPVPEDNMCTVSTWVYSFCDISKEPNSLQNVNISVISNTRCQDAYQRHHKSITKSMLCLGIVPGRRQPCKEVTSAPAVCNEVLQGILTFADGCVLRADVGIYTKILNYVPWIENTIRNN; encoded by the exons ATGAAGTCTGTCCTCTTCTGGGTGGTCTTGAACTTGCCCA GTGCTTTGGCCTATGACCCGGAAGACCCAGACAGGTTCGCTCCCCGCTACCTGGCCTACTTGAAATCCGATTACTTGCCCTGCGTGGGAGTCCTGATCCACCCGCTGTGGGTGATTACAGCTGCGAACTGCAACCTGCC GAACCTGCAGGTGAAGTTGGGGATTACGAATCCATCAAGCCTCACTGAGCAGAATGTGCAAGTGGTTAGCTATGAGAAAATGATCATCCACCCGTATTTCTTGATCACCTCTATTGAGCATAACCTAATGCTCATCAAGCTGACAAGCTACATCAAAGTCAACGACTATGTGAACCTGGTCAGCCTGCCCAAAGCACCCGTCCCTGAAGACAACATGTGCACAGTCTCCACCTGGGTCTACAGCTTCTGTGACATCT CCAAAGAACCTAACTCCCTGCAGAACGTGAACATCTCTGTTATCTCAAACACTCGGTGCCAAGACGCCTATCAAAGACACCACAAAAGTATCACAAAAAGTATGCTGTGTTTGGGCATTGTGCCCGGAAGACGGCAGCCCTGCAAG GAAGTCACAAGTGCCCCAGCAGTCTGCAATGAGGTACTTCAAGGAATCCTAACTTTCGCAGATGGGTGTGTTTTGAGAGCTGATGTTGGCATCTACACCAAAATCTTGAACTATGTGCCCTGGATTGAAAACACAATCCGAAACAACTGA
- the LOC136393553 gene encoding probable inactive serine protease 58 → MKCGLLFAVLSAAGVLLATDYGKEKLSSAGYFTVPYLAYLQSSPEPCVGSLIHSDWVLTAAHCPSPVQIRLGVHQPSIKNKEEQVRNQSLTVTYPDFNAHTLDNDLMMIKLSSSAALNTHVGTIAIALEPLPLNDSCFIPTWMWNEYKNLSDPDSMVWTNQYFLPVKVCQYMLGRKEKANITCVGQPLNIMTEMKEVSAAPAICGGRLHGILSWAKGSVTLGSEGFFTNIYPYAKWILKTMKSY, encoded by the exons ATGAAGTGCGGGCTCCTCTTCGCTGTCCTGAGTGCCGCTG GAGTCCTTCTGGCCACAGATTATGGGAAGGAGAAGCTGAGCTCAGCAGGGTATTTCACCGTTCCATACCTGGCCTATCTGCAGTCCAGCCCGGAGCCCTGCGTGGGCTCGCTCATTCACTCTGACTGGGTGCTGACTGCTGCTCACTGCCCCTCACC CGTTCAGATTCGCCTGGGAGTTCACCAGCCCAGCATCAAAAATAAGGAAGAGCAGGTACGGAACCAGTCACTGACTGTGACCTACCCTGACTTCAACGCGCACACTCTGGACAATGACCTGATGATGATCAAACTGTCCAGCTCGGCTGCTCTCAACACCCACGTGGGGACCATAGCCATCGCTCTGGAGCCTCTACCACTGAACGACTCCTGCTTCATCCCAACCTGGATGTGGAATGAATACAAAAACC TTAGTGACCCCGACAGCATGGTGTGGACAAACCAGTATTTCCTTCCTGTCAAAGTGTGCCAGTATATGCTAGGCCGCAAAGAAAAGGCCAACATCACGTGTGTGGGACAACCTCTGAACATCATGACTGAAATGAAG GAAGTGTCAGCTGCTCCGGCCATCTGTGGTGGGAGGCTGCATGGAATCTTGTCCTGGGCAAAAGGAAGTGTCACCCTGGGCAGCGAAGGATTCTTCACCAACATTTATCCCTACGCGAAATGGATCCTAAAAACCATGAAGAGCTACTGA
- the LOC136391323 gene encoding cationic trypsin-3: protein MKTLIFLAFLGAAVAFPTDDDDDKIVGGYTCRKNSVPYQVSLNAGYHFCGGSLINDQWVVSAAHCYKSRIQVRLGEHNIEVIEGNEQFINSAKVIRHPKYNSNTIDNDIMLIKLSSPATISSRVSSVSLPRTCASVGTQCLISGWGNTQSVGSNYPELLQCLEAPILSDSACRNAYPGQITNNMMCLGFLEGGKDSCQGDSGGPVVCNGQLQGIVSWGYGCALKGRPGVYTKVCNYVSWIQETIASN, encoded by the exons ATGAAGACTCTCATCTTCCTCGCTTTCCTGGGAGCTGCTG TCGCCTTCCCCACTGATGATGACGACGACAAGATCGTCGGGGGCTACACCTGCCGGAAGAACTCCGTCCCCTACCAGGTGTCCCTGAACGCCGGCTACCACTTCTGCGGTGGCTCCCTCATCAACGACCAGTGGGTGGTGTCCGCGGCTCACTGCTACAAGTC CCGAATCCAGGTGCGTCTGGGAGAACACAACATTGAAGTCATTGAGGGCAACGAGCAATTCATTAATTCAGCCAAGGTCATCCGCCACCCCAAATACAACTCCAACACCATCGACAATGACATCATGCTGATTAAGCTGAGCTCACCTGCCACCATCAGCTCTCGCGTCTCCAGTGTCTCTCTGCCAAGAACCTGTGCCTCTGTTGGTACCCAGTGTCTCATCTCTGGCTGGGGCAACACCCAGAGTGTTGGCT CTAACTACCCCGAGCTGCTGCAGTGCCTGGAGGCCCCCATCCTGTCCGACAGCGCCTGCCGCAACGCCTACCCCGGCCAGATCACCAACAACATGATGTGTCTGGGCTTCCTGGAGGGCGGGAAGGACTCTTGCCAG GGTGACTCTGGTGGCCCCGTGGTCTGCAACGGGCAGCTCCAGGGCATCGTCTCCTGGGGCTACGGCTGCGCTCTGAAGGGCAGGCCCGGCGTCTACACCAAGGTCTGCAACTACGTGAGCTGGATTCAGGAGACCATCGCTTCCAACTAA